One window of the Janthinobacterium sp. PAMC25594 genome contains the following:
- a CDS encoding M23 family metallopeptidase, whose product MNPIHKITGSRLYTQLTTTRKARIIGASAVLLAVAAFGAVAVSPMAPDASDLPVTSIAQNLEMPDLTSQISAMEQVDQNFTHEEKVRAGDTLATLLTRLGVDDPAAANFIKTDKIARGVMLLKSGKRVQAQTTENGDLNWMRATLVDGTDKSVKNILITRKGDKFVATEVAAQLERRVEMHARKITSTLFAATDSSLDGTRLPDSISAQIVEMFSTNIDFRSDLKRGDAFNVVYETFWQDGEFVRAGRILAGEFTNRGTTYQSVWFEDPASKQGGGYYSFDGKSLKKAFLKSPLEFSRISSGFSMRVHPISGNWKAHKGIDFAAATGTPIRASGDGVVDSVGSQNGYGNVVVLKHWANYTTAYAHMSRFASGLKKGQIVSQGDVIGYVGTTGWSTGAHLHYEFRVGGVAQDPSKLNVQAQAPLTAAELSRFRMVSADMMHRFTLLRPNDTALASR is encoded by the coding sequence ATGAACCCTATACATAAAATCACAGGCTCACGCTTGTACACACAGCTGACGACGACACGCAAGGCACGCATTATCGGCGCGTCGGCAGTGCTGCTCGCCGTGGCCGCCTTCGGCGCAGTCGCTGTATCGCCCATGGCGCCCGACGCATCCGACTTGCCGGTCACGTCCATAGCCCAGAACCTGGAAATGCCTGATCTCACTTCGCAAATTTCCGCGATGGAACAGGTAGACCAGAATTTCACCCACGAAGAAAAAGTCCGCGCCGGCGATACCCTCGCCACCCTGCTGACCCGTCTCGGCGTGGATGATCCGGCGGCTGCCAATTTCATCAAGACCGACAAGATCGCGCGCGGCGTGATGTTGCTGAAATCGGGCAAGCGCGTGCAAGCGCAAACGACCGAAAACGGCGACCTCAACTGGATGCGCGCCACCCTCGTCGATGGCACGGACAAGTCGGTCAAGAACATCCTGATCACCCGCAAGGGCGACAAGTTCGTGGCCACGGAAGTGGCAGCCCAGCTGGAACGCCGCGTTGAAATGCACGCGCGCAAGATTACTTCCACCCTGTTCGCCGCCACCGACTCCAGCCTGGACGGCACCCGCCTGCCAGATTCGATTTCCGCGCAAATCGTGGAAATGTTCTCCACCAATATCGACTTCCGCTCCGACCTGAAACGCGGCGACGCATTCAATGTCGTCTACGAAACGTTCTGGCAAGATGGCGAATTCGTCCGAGCGGGCCGTATCCTGGCCGGTGAATTCACCAACCGCGGCACGACTTACCAGTCCGTTTGGTTCGAAGACCCAGCCAGCAAGCAAGGCGGCGGTTACTACAGTTTTGACGGCAAGTCCCTCAAAAAAGCCTTCCTGAAATCCCCCCTCGAATTCTCCCGCATCTCGTCCGGCTTCTCCATGCGCGTGCACCCGATTTCCGGCAACTGGAAAGCGCACAAGGGCATCGATTTCGCTGCAGCGACGGGCACCCCCATCCGCGCCTCGGGCGACGGCGTGGTCGATTCCGTCGGCAGCCAAAACGGCTACGGCAATGTTGTTGTCCTGAAACACTGGGCCAACTACACCACCGCCTACGCCCACATGAGCCGCTTCGCTTCGGGCCTGAAAAAAGGCCAGATAGTCAGCCAGGGCGATGTGATCGGCTACGTCGGCACCACCGGCTGGTCCACGGGCGCCCATTTGCACTATGAATTCCGCGTCGGCGGCGTGGCACAAGATCCAAGCAAGCTGAATGTACAAGCCCAGGCGCCGCTGACGGCTGCCGAGCTGAGCCGCTTCCGCATGGTTTCGGCCGACATGATGCACCGCTTCACCCTGCTGCGTCCGAACGACACGGCACTGGCGTCGCGTTAA